In Amycolatopsis coloradensis, one genomic interval encodes:
- a CDS encoding phytoene/squalene synthase family protein: protein MTRRELDAAEIHDPSLRAAYTWCRDVNARHGRTYFLATRMLTPAQRPAVHALYGFARWLDDIVDEPDADATPESLATRLSEVEDRFLADLTAGTSDDPLLTAVIDTAARYELEEPLFRDFFTSMRMDLSVTDYATRHDLDDYVRGSAEVIGLQVLPILGTVTPREEAAPRAAALGKAFQLTNFLRDVAEDFARGRVYLPADELKEHDVDRERLSWCAEHGRADVRVRAAIKEQIAVTRRVYAEARPGIAMLHPVSRPCVATAATLYGEILDRIEDAGHDVFAGRATVSRRRRLEVACGALARAQWARTRHPAPAPPSAVG, encoded by the coding sequence ATGACCCGACGCGAACTCGACGCCGCCGAAATCCACGATCCGAGCCTGCGAGCCGCGTACACCTGGTGCCGCGACGTCAACGCCCGGCACGGCCGGACGTACTTCCTGGCGACCCGCATGCTGACCCCCGCGCAACGGCCCGCCGTCCACGCGCTCTACGGATTCGCGCGATGGCTGGACGACATCGTCGACGAGCCCGACGCGGACGCCACCCCGGAGTCCCTGGCCACACGACTGTCCGAAGTGGAGGATCGGTTTCTCGCCGACCTGACCGCGGGCACCAGTGACGATCCCCTGCTGACGGCGGTGATCGACACGGCGGCCAGGTACGAGCTGGAGGAACCGCTCTTCCGCGACTTCTTCACATCGATGCGGATGGATCTGAGCGTCACCGACTACGCCACCAGGCACGATCTCGACGATTACGTGCGCGGCTCGGCGGAGGTGATCGGCCTGCAGGTGCTTCCGATCCTCGGCACGGTCACGCCCCGCGAAGAGGCGGCACCGCGCGCCGCCGCGCTCGGCAAGGCCTTCCAGCTGACCAACTTCCTCCGCGACGTCGCCGAGGACTTCGCGCGCGGCCGGGTCTATCTGCCCGCCGACGAACTCAAGGAACACGACGTCGACCGCGAACGGCTCTCCTGGTGCGCCGAGCACGGCCGAGCCGACGTCCGCGTGCGGGCCGCGATCAAGGAACAGATCGCGGTGACCCGGCGCGTCTACGCCGAAGCGCGGCCGGGAATCGCGATGCTGCATCCGGTCTCACGCCCCTGCGTGGCCACCGCCGCGACCCTGTACGGGGAGATCCTCGACCGGATCGAAGACGCCGGCCACGACGTCTTCGCCGGCCGGGCGACGGTGTCCCGGCGCCGCAGGCTCGAGGTCGCCTGCGGCGCGCTCGCCCGTGCACAGTGGGCTCGGACGCGGCATCCCGCCCCCGCTCCCCCTTCGGCGGTGGGCTGA